One stretch of Actinacidiphila sp. DG2A-62 DNA includes these proteins:
- a CDS encoding bacterial proteasome activator family protein: MEMPMNERSPEGAQNPQNTHVLVVGPDGMALGGGAAEGEEPREVPVTEMVEQPAKVMRIGSMIKQLLEEVRAAPLDEASRVRLKEIHASSVKELEAGLAPELVEELERLSLPFMDDSVPSDAELRIAQAQLVGWLEGLFHGIQTALFAQQMAARAQLEQMRRALPPGMGGHEDDAADSPQTRSGPYL; encoded by the coding sequence ATGGAGATGCCGATGAACGAACGCTCGCCTGAAGGCGCTCAGAATCCGCAGAACACGCACGTCCTGGTCGTCGGCCCCGACGGGATGGCGCTCGGCGGCGGCGCCGCCGAGGGCGAGGAGCCGCGCGAGGTGCCGGTGACGGAGATGGTCGAGCAGCCGGCCAAGGTGATGCGTATCGGCAGCATGATCAAGCAGCTCCTGGAGGAAGTGCGCGCGGCGCCTCTGGACGAGGCGAGCCGGGTGCGGCTGAAGGAGATCCACGCCAGCTCGGTCAAGGAACTGGAGGCCGGGCTGGCGCCGGAGCTGGTCGAGGAGCTGGAGCGGCTGTCGCTGCCGTTCATGGACGACAGCGTTCCCTCCGACGCGGAGCTGCGGATCGCCCAGGCCCAGCTCGTCGGCTGGCTGGAAGGGCTCTTCCACGGCATCCAGACGGCGCTGTTCGCCCAGCAGATGGCGGCGCGGGCCCAGCTGGAGCAGATGCGCAGGGCGCTGCCGCCGGGCATGGGCGGCCACGAGGACGACGCCGCGGACTCCCCCCAGACCCGCTCGGGCCCCTACCTGTAG
- a CDS encoding ABC transporter permease produces MSPTTEETSRAAAGGGPSGGPGGGLRPGGGRLSSWRVAIRIARRDAWRNKGRSLMVLAMIALPIVGVSAADVTIRSSELTAEQKITRDMGAADARLTSAYLGPQPVFQSPDGNETRPAHDSGDDSDGAEAGEPAPVDLKAAIPAGAHWITDQQSWVQMHTKSGLLSTEVRELKADDPTAEGITRLTKGRFPAAPDEVMATAEFLRSSGLHLGSSVSAYGFDRSYRIVGAYELPSDLKATQLDALPGAFITPYETARKAAGADASSDDLSYLLSVGRDFSWPMVQQANTRGVTVVSRAVLLHPPARDQVPLYRAQGTQDLVTQSGAKRAAAVAIAATIAGLSVLEICLLAGPAFAVGARRSRRQLGLVGANGGDRRHIRAIVLSGGLVIGAVAAVVGTLLGLLLTVALRGALEDYVGSRFGGLTLRPLELLGISALAVLTGVLAAIVPAITASRQSVLSSLTGRRGVRHANRVLPFIGVGAIVLGGAIALYGSVRTDDNLVVAAGSAIAELGMVAVTPTLVGMAGRLGRWLPLSPRLALRDAVRNRGRTAPAVAAVLAAVAGTVAVATYAASSDRQDRDDYHARAPRGVYVVSTGSNQGRDLPAVRAAVQKRLPVSGRADVSRLAVGSRICDMYSSQPGCGAVEALVPKANQCPSQAEDGVASLSLAQRRALVSDWRCAFDTGNAAISTEGNILVGGPAVLHALGVRDGAAERALARGESVLFDRAELDHGTLRLQIDPDENTGGAQDGKLPPGARIVALPVHLSTAHRPYGIAAVLPQRAVASAGLRAVPLGSLFTTSRMPTDEQRQALSSDLAKIGTDADTYLERGYQSQDGVVLLALTIFAGLVTVGAAGIATGLAQADAEPDLRTLAAIGAEPRVRRTLSGFQSGVVAAMGVVLGTVAGVVPAVGLRRAERHHEWDYYHQTVDRGWGGAGDIPHVPVVLPWTTMAMLVVAVPVGAALLAALVTRSRTEIARRAEA; encoded by the coding sequence ATGAGCCCGACCACGGAGGAGACATCGCGCGCCGCGGCCGGCGGCGGCCCGAGCGGCGGGCCCGGCGGCGGACTCCGGCCGGGCGGCGGCAGGCTGTCGTCCTGGCGGGTGGCGATCAGGATCGCCCGCCGCGACGCCTGGCGGAACAAGGGCCGCAGCCTGATGGTGCTGGCCATGATCGCGCTGCCGATCGTCGGAGTCAGCGCGGCCGACGTCACCATCCGCAGCTCCGAGCTCACCGCGGAACAGAAGATCACCCGGGACATGGGCGCCGCCGACGCGCGCCTGACCAGCGCGTACCTGGGCCCGCAGCCGGTGTTCCAGTCGCCGGACGGCAACGAGACGCGGCCCGCGCACGACAGCGGCGACGACTCGGACGGCGCGGAGGCGGGCGAGCCGGCGCCCGTCGACCTCAAGGCGGCGATCCCGGCCGGCGCGCACTGGATCACCGACCAGCAGAGCTGGGTCCAGATGCACACCAAGAGCGGCCTGCTGAGCACCGAGGTCCGTGAGCTGAAGGCCGACGACCCGACGGCCGAGGGCATCACGCGCCTGACCAAGGGCCGCTTCCCCGCCGCGCCCGACGAGGTGATGGCCACCGCCGAGTTTCTCAGGTCCAGCGGGCTGCACCTCGGCTCGTCGGTCAGCGCCTACGGGTTCGACCGCTCCTACCGGATCGTCGGCGCGTACGAACTGCCCAGCGACCTGAAGGCGACGCAACTCGACGCGCTGCCCGGCGCGTTCATCACGCCGTACGAGACGGCGCGCAAGGCGGCCGGCGCCGACGCGTCCTCCGACGACCTCAGCTACCTGCTCTCGGTCGGGCGCGACTTCAGCTGGCCGATGGTCCAGCAGGCCAACACCCGCGGCGTGACCGTGGTGTCGCGCGCGGTCCTGCTGCACCCGCCGGCCCGCGACCAGGTGCCGCTGTACAGGGCACAGGGCACGCAGGACCTGGTGACGCAGAGCGGTGCGAAGCGGGCCGCGGCGGTGGCCATAGCGGCGACCATCGCGGGACTGTCGGTGCTGGAGATCTGCCTGCTGGCCGGTCCGGCGTTCGCGGTGGGCGCCCGCAGGTCCCGGCGCCAGCTCGGCCTGGTCGGCGCCAACGGCGGCGACCGCCGGCACATCAGGGCGATCGTGCTCTCCGGCGGTCTGGTGATCGGCGCGGTCGCCGCGGTGGTCGGCACCCTGCTGGGCCTCCTGCTCACCGTGGCGCTGCGCGGAGCGCTGGAGGACTACGTGGGCTCGCGGTTCGGCGGGCTCACCCTGCGCCCGCTGGAGCTGCTCGGCATCTCCGCCCTCGCGGTGCTCACCGGCGTGCTCGCGGCGATCGTGCCCGCGATCACCGCGTCCCGGCAGAGCGTGCTGTCCTCGCTGACCGGCCGCCGCGGTGTGCGGCACGCCAACCGGGTGCTGCCGTTCATCGGGGTCGGCGCGATCGTGCTGGGCGGTGCCATCGCCCTCTACGGGTCGGTGCGCACCGACGACAATCTGGTGGTCGCGGCCGGTTCGGCGATCGCCGAGCTGGGGATGGTCGCGGTCACGCCGACGCTGGTCGGGATGGCGGGCCGGCTCGGCCGCTGGCTGCCGCTGTCCCCGCGGCTGGCGCTGCGCGACGCGGTGCGCAACCGCGGCCGCACGGCCCCGGCGGTGGCGGCGGTGCTGGCCGCGGTGGCCGGCACGGTCGCGGTGGCCACCTACGCGGCCAGCTCCGACCGGCAGGACCGGGACGACTACCACGCCAGGGCGCCGCGCGGGGTGTACGTGGTGAGCACCGGCAGCAACCAGGGCCGGGACCTGCCCGCGGTGCGCGCGGCGGTGCAGAAGCGGCTGCCGGTCTCGGGCCGCGCCGATGTCTCGCGGCTCGCGGTCGGCTCGCGGATCTGCGACATGTACAGCTCGCAGCCCGGCTGCGGCGCGGTGGAGGCGCTGGTGCCCAAGGCCAACCAGTGCCCGAGCCAGGCCGAAGACGGAGTGGCGTCCCTGAGCCTGGCGCAGCGCCGGGCGCTGGTGTCGGACTGGCGCTGCGCCTTCGACACGGGCAATGCGGCGATCAGCACCGAGGGCAACATCCTGGTGGGCGGACCGGCCGTCCTGCACGCGCTGGGCGTGCGCGACGGTGCGGCCGAGCGCGCGCTGGCCCGCGGCGAGAGCGTGCTGTTCGACCGCGCCGAGCTGGACCACGGCACTTTGCGGCTGCAGATCGACCCGGACGAGAACACGGGCGGGGCGCAGGACGGGAAGCTGCCGCCCGGGGCGCGGATCGTCGCGCTGCCGGTCCACCTGAGCACCGCGCACCGGCCGTACGGCATCGCGGCGGTGCTGCCGCAGCGGGCCGTCGCCTCGGCCGGGCTGCGCGCGGTGCCGCTGGGCTCGCTGTTCACCACCTCGCGGATGCCCACCGACGAGCAGCGGCAGGCGCTCAGCTCCGACCTGGCGAAGATCGGCACCGACGCGGACACGTATCTGGAACGCGGCTACCAGTCGCAGGACGGTGTGGTGCTGCTGGCGCTGACGATCTTCGCCGGGCTGGTGACGGTCGGCGCGGCCGGCATCGCCACCGGCCTGGCCCAGGCGGACGCCGAACCGGACCTGCGCACGCTCGCCGCGATCGGCGCGGAGCCGCGGGTGCGGCGCACGCTGTCCGGCTTCCAGTCCGGGGTGGTCGCGGCGATGGGGGTGGTGCTCGGCACCGTCGCGGGCGTGGTGCCCGCGGTGGGGCTGCGCCGCGCCGAGCGGCACCACGAGTGGGACTACTACCACCAGACGGTCGACAGGGGCTGGGGCGGCGCCGGCGACATCCCGCACGTCCCGGTGGTGCTGCCCTGGACGACCATGGCCATGCTGGTCGTCGCGGTGCCGGTGGGGGCCGCGCTGCTGGCGGCCCTGGTCACGCGCTCGCGTACCGAAATAGCCCGCCGGGCGGAGGCCTAG
- a CDS encoding NAD(P)H-quinone oxidoreductase yields the protein MYAITIPQPGGPEALTWAEVPDPVAGDGEVVVDVAASAVNRADVLQRRGHYNPPAGASPYPGLECSGRIAEVGPGVSGWAVGDEVCALLAGGGYAQKVAVPAGQLLPVPKGVDLVSAAALPEVTSTVWSNVFMVAHLRPGETLLVHGGSSGIGTMAVQLGKAVGATVAVTAGSADKLAACRDLGADILVNYREQDFAEEVTADVILDIMGAKYLSRNVDALAVNGRLVVIGLQGGVKGELDLGALLAKRAAVAATSLRPRPVDEKAAIVAAVREHVWPLIEAGTVRPIVDRAIPLAEAAEAHRVVEASTHIGKVLLTT from the coding sequence ATGTACGCGATCACGATTCCCCAGCCCGGCGGACCGGAAGCGCTGACCTGGGCCGAGGTGCCCGACCCGGTGGCAGGCGACGGCGAGGTCGTCGTCGACGTCGCGGCCAGCGCCGTGAACAGGGCCGACGTGCTGCAACGACGCGGCCACTACAACCCGCCGGCGGGCGCGTCGCCGTATCCCGGCCTGGAGTGCTCGGGGCGGATCGCCGAGGTCGGTCCCGGCGTCTCGGGCTGGGCGGTCGGCGACGAGGTGTGCGCGCTGCTGGCCGGCGGCGGCTACGCGCAGAAGGTCGCGGTGCCGGCCGGCCAACTGCTGCCGGTGCCCAAGGGCGTCGACCTCGTGTCGGCCGCCGCGCTGCCCGAGGTGACCTCCACCGTCTGGTCGAACGTCTTCATGGTCGCCCACCTGCGTCCCGGCGAGACGCTGCTGGTGCACGGCGGGTCCAGCGGCATCGGCACGATGGCGGTCCAGCTCGGCAAGGCGGTCGGCGCCACCGTCGCGGTCACCGCGGGCAGCGCCGACAAGCTCGCCGCCTGCCGCGACCTGGGCGCGGACATCCTCGTCAACTACCGCGAGCAGGACTTCGCCGAGGAGGTCACCGCCGACGTGATCCTCGACATCATGGGCGCCAAGTACCTGTCGCGGAACGTGGACGCCCTCGCGGTCAACGGCCGCCTCGTCGTGATCGGCCTCCAGGGCGGCGTCAAGGGCGAACTCGACCTCGGCGCCCTGCTGGCCAAGCGCGCCGCCGTCGCCGCGACATCGCTGCGCCCGCGCCCGGTCGACGAGAAGGCCGCGATCGTCGCCGCGGTGCGCGAGCACGTCTGGCCGCTGATCGAGGCCGGCACGGTCCGCCCGATCGTCGACCGCGCCATTCCGCTCGCCGAGGCCGCCGAGGCCCACCGCGTGGTGGAGGCGAGCACCCACATCGGCAAGGTGCTCCTCACCACCTGA
- a CDS encoding ABC transporter ATP-binding protein produces MSSQSTPPSQPTPPTPRGTPESAATPPAAGAGPQPVLRLAGLTRVHGSGATEVHALRGIDLDVFPGELVAVMGPSGSGKSTLLTIAGGLDLPTSGQVVVEGTDLTRATRKEMAALRRRSIGYVFQDYNLIPALTAAENVALPRELDGTSARRARREALAALEEMGLGHLADRFPDEMSGGQQQRVAIARALVGDRRLVLADEPTGALDSETGEAVLALLRTRCDAGAAGVLVTHEPRFAAWADRVVFLRDGAVVDMTLRSSAESLLTGGATS; encoded by the coding sequence ATGTCCAGCCAGTCCACGCCGCCGTCACAGCCCACACCGCCCACGCCACGCGGCACACCGGAGTCCGCGGCGACGCCGCCCGCGGCCGGCGCGGGCCCGCAGCCGGTGCTCCGGCTGGCCGGGTTGACCCGGGTGCACGGCAGCGGCGCCACCGAGGTGCACGCGCTGCGCGGCATCGACCTGGACGTGTTCCCGGGCGAACTCGTCGCCGTGATGGGTCCCTCGGGCTCGGGGAAGTCCACCCTGCTGACCATCGCGGGCGGGCTCGACCTGCCCACGTCCGGCCAGGTGGTGGTCGAGGGCACCGACCTGACCCGCGCCACCCGCAAGGAGATGGCGGCGCTGCGGCGGCGCAGCATCGGCTACGTCTTCCAGGACTACAACCTGATCCCGGCCCTCACCGCGGCGGAGAACGTGGCGCTCCCCCGCGAGCTGGACGGGACGAGCGCGCGCCGGGCGCGCCGGGAGGCGCTGGCCGCGCTGGAGGAGATGGGCCTCGGCCACCTGGCCGACCGCTTCCCCGACGAGATGTCCGGCGGCCAGCAACAGCGGGTGGCGATCGCCCGCGCCCTGGTCGGCGACCGCCGCCTGGTGCTGGCCGACGAGCCGACCGGCGCGCTGGACTCCGAGACCGGCGAGGCGGTGCTCGCGCTGCTGCGCACCCGCTGCGACGCGGGCGCCGCCGGTGTGCTGGTCACCCACGAGCCGCGGTTCGCGGCCTGGGCGGACCGGGTGGTCTTCCTGCGGGACGGCGCGGTCGTCGACATGACGCTGCGCTCCTCCGCGGAGTCGCTGCTCACCGGCGGGGCGACGTCATGA
- a CDS encoding phosphotransferase: protein MTATATTLPARTAPAAPAQVTALLGRYDGLGEPLDARPVPLGLLNEGFRVTTTRGRYFVKRYTAPDTAAPALIVRQHRATQALARIGLPVAAPLADAAGRTLAVIGGVGHAVFPWVDGTHREGTELSVGQSGRLGRLLGRVHAGLRRVQGPVPAPARGRDRHPSADPARTHAHIDRLLSLVRAHVPHDALDAAFDALAARRLRERAALLRRHAHRRPPDARGKVTGWVHGDFHPLNLLYRGDEPAAIVDWDRLDVRPRAEEAVRAAVIFYVHPVHGRLDLAKVRAYADAYREAAGVARREMAAAVHRVWWERLNDFWMLDWRYQRRDRRSDPLFPAASALAVWWTQEYAAVRDAFAD from the coding sequence GTGACGGCCACGGCAACGACGCTCCCGGCGCGCACCGCGCCCGCCGCCCCCGCCCAGGTGACCGCCCTCCTCGGACGCTACGACGGCCTGGGCGAACCCCTGGACGCCCGGCCGGTGCCCCTCGGCCTGCTCAACGAGGGCTTCCGGGTGACCACCACCCGTGGCAGGTACTTCGTCAAGCGCTACACCGCGCCCGACACGGCCGCCCCCGCGCTGATCGTCCGGCAGCACCGGGCGACGCAGGCGCTGGCCAGGATCGGGCTGCCGGTCGCCGCGCCGCTGGCGGACGCGGCCGGCCGCACCCTCGCCGTGATCGGCGGCGTCGGCCACGCGGTGTTCCCCTGGGTCGACGGGACGCACCGCGAGGGCACCGAGCTGAGCGTGGGGCAGTCCGGGCGGCTGGGCCGGCTGCTCGGCCGGGTGCACGCGGGCCTGCGCCGGGTGCAGGGCCCGGTGCCCGCGCCCGCCCGCGGCCGGGACCGCCACCCCAGCGCCGACCCGGCCCGCACCCACGCGCACATCGACCGGCTGCTGTCGCTGGTGCGCGCGCACGTGCCGCACGACGCCCTCGACGCGGCCTTCGACGCGCTGGCCGCCCGCCGGCTGCGCGAGCGGGCCGCGCTGCTGCGCCGGCACGCGCACCGCAGGCCGCCGGACGCGCGCGGCAAGGTGACCGGCTGGGTGCACGGCGACTTCCACCCCCTCAACCTGCTCTACCGCGGCGACGAGCCCGCGGCGATCGTCGACTGGGACCGGCTGGACGTGCGGCCGCGCGCCGAGGAGGCGGTGCGCGCCGCGGTGATCTTCTACGTGCACCCGGTGCACGGCCGGCTCGACCTGGCGAAGGTACGCGCCTACGCGGACGCCTACCGCGAGGCCGCGGGGGTGGCCCGCCGGGAGATGGCCGCCGCCGTCCACCGGGTGTGGTGGGAGCGGCTCAACGACTTCTGGATGCTCGACTGGCGCTACCAGCGCCGCGACCGCCGCTCCGACCCGCTGTTCCCGGCCGCCTCGGCGCTCGCGGTGTGGTGGACGCAGGAGTACGCGGCGGTGCGGGACGCCTTCGCGGACTGA
- a CDS encoding PadR family transcriptional regulator: MSIRHGLLALLEQGPRYGFQLRTEFESRTGSTWPLNVGQVYTTLSRLERDGLVVPGGEDEAGHALYEITERGRAELRDWYASPVDRANPPRNELAIKLAMAVGSPDVDVRAVIQAQRMHTIKAMQDYTRLKAQAMEAVTRGDTALDRDDVAWQLVLDQLIFQAEAEARWLDHCETRLARLAALGPARPSTTGSAAAPAAPPAPAAPPLSAPASAAPGRLRRGGRAGRPD; this comes from the coding sequence ATGTCGATCCGTCACGGCCTGCTGGCCCTCCTCGAACAGGGGCCGCGCTACGGCTTCCAGCTCCGCACCGAGTTCGAGTCCCGCACCGGCTCCACCTGGCCGCTGAACGTGGGGCAGGTGTACACCACGCTCTCGCGGCTGGAACGCGACGGACTCGTCGTGCCCGGCGGGGAGGACGAGGCGGGCCACGCGCTCTACGAGATCACCGAGCGCGGGCGGGCCGAGCTGCGCGACTGGTACGCCAGTCCGGTGGACCGGGCCAACCCGCCGCGCAACGAGCTGGCCATCAAGCTCGCGATGGCCGTCGGCTCGCCCGATGTGGACGTGCGCGCGGTCATCCAGGCGCAGCGCATGCACACGATCAAGGCCATGCAGGACTACACCCGGCTCAAGGCGCAGGCCATGGAGGCGGTGACACGGGGAGACACCGCCCTCGACCGGGACGACGTGGCCTGGCAGCTGGTCCTGGACCAGCTGATCTTCCAGGCGGAGGCCGAGGCGCGCTGGCTCGACCACTGCGAGACCCGGCTGGCCCGGCTCGCCGCGCTGGGACCGGCCCGGCCGTCGACCACCGGCTCGGCCGCCGCGCCGGCGGCGCCACCCGCGCCCGCCGCACCACCGCTGTCCGCGCCCGCGTCGGCCGCGCCGGGACGCCTCCGGCGCGGCGGCCGAGCCGGACGCCCGGACTGA
- a CDS encoding protein kinase domain-containing protein: MSGDAAQGGYTGRSVGGGRYVLRDLLGQGGMASVHLAHDTVLDRPVAVKTLHTNLGNEQSFRERFRREAQSVAKLNHTNIVSVFDSGEDAIDGQVVPYIVMEYVEGKPLGDVLAADIAQYGAMPADKALKITGDVLAALAVSHEMGLVHRDIKPGNVMITKRGVVKVMDFGIARAMQSGVTSMTQTGMVVGTPQYLSPEQALGRGVDERSDLYSVGCMLFELLTGRLPFDADSPLAMAYQHVQETPPAPSSFNRALGPAVDALVARALRKNPAERFPTADAMHDETDRVHAATARGTMPVISGPAATGNRGEGVAAAVFPSAPGPVQTPPPHIQTPYAPTPSPYGPSTPPPSAYGYPNQGGAQTPPPTTPAYNLAPSPAPIPQQRSGGGGGRGPNTSVVVGSVVAVAAIAVIIVIIVAMSGGGGGDDKAGGDSSSGPATPSVSASTSAEPTSTTGANDIVQGDQSRTIPTDQCTNAHNSLINPDKPNVVTMPNVSLIYVDSVVACFQAAGWPYQIKHVDEQQWGKGTVTDQNPKYLDDYDPKKDGKITIWVSTGKGAN; encoded by the coding sequence ATGAGCGGGGACGCCGCACAGGGCGGATACACGGGGCGCTCGGTGGGCGGCGGGCGGTACGTACTGCGCGATCTCCTGGGCCAGGGTGGCATGGCGTCCGTGCACCTGGCACACGACACGGTGCTGGACCGGCCGGTGGCGGTCAAGACCCTCCACACCAACCTGGGCAACGAGCAGTCCTTCCGCGAGCGCTTCCGGCGCGAGGCCCAGTCGGTGGCCAAACTCAACCACACCAACATCGTCTCGGTCTTCGACTCCGGCGAGGACGCGATCGACGGCCAGGTCGTGCCGTACATCGTCATGGAGTACGTCGAGGGCAAGCCGCTCGGCGACGTGCTGGCCGCCGACATCGCCCAGTACGGCGCCATGCCCGCGGACAAGGCGCTGAAGATCACCGGCGACGTGCTGGCGGCGCTCGCGGTCAGCCACGAGATGGGCCTGGTGCACCGCGACATCAAGCCGGGCAACGTGATGATCACCAAGCGCGGCGTGGTCAAGGTGATGGACTTCGGCATCGCCCGCGCCATGCAGTCCGGCGTGACCTCGATGACGCAGACCGGCATGGTCGTCGGCACACCGCAGTACCTCTCCCCCGAACAGGCGCTGGGCCGCGGCGTCGACGAGCGCTCCGACCTGTACTCGGTCGGCTGCATGCTCTTCGAACTGCTCACCGGGCGACTGCCGTTCGACGCGGACTCGCCGCTGGCGATGGCCTACCAGCACGTGCAGGAGACGCCGCCGGCGCCGTCCTCCTTCAACCGGGCGCTGGGCCCGGCGGTGGACGCGCTGGTCGCCCGCGCGCTGCGCAAGAACCCCGCCGAGCGCTTCCCGACCGCCGACGCCATGCACGACGAGACCGACCGCGTGCACGCCGCCACCGCGCGGGGCACGATGCCGGTGATCTCCGGCCCGGCCGCCACGGGCAACCGCGGCGAGGGCGTCGCGGCCGCCGTCTTCCCGTCCGCGCCCGGCCCGGTGCAGACCCCGCCGCCGCACATCCAGACCCCCTACGCGCCGACGCCGAGCCCGTACGGCCCCTCGACGCCGCCGCCCTCCGCCTACGGCTACCCCAACCAGGGCGGTGCGCAGACCCCGCCGCCCACCACCCCGGCCTACAATTTGGCGCCGAGCCCGGCACCGATCCCGCAGCAGCGCTCCGGCGGGGGCGGCGGCCGCGGCCCGAACACCTCGGTCGTGGTCGGCTCGGTGGTCGCCGTCGCCGCCATCGCGGTGATCATCGTGATCATCGTCGCGATGTCCGGCGGGGGCGGCGGCGACGACAAGGCCGGCGGCGACTCCAGCAGCGGCCCGGCGACCCCCTCGGTCTCCGCCTCCACCTCGGCCGAGCCGACCAGCACCACCGGCGCGAACGACATCGTCCAGGGCGACCAGAGCCGCACCATCCCCACCGACCAGTGCACCAACGCCCACAACAGCCTGATCAACCCCGACAAGCCGAACGTCGTCACGATGCCGAACGTCAGCCTCATCTACGTCGACTCGGTCGTCGCCTGCTTCCAGGCCGCGGGCTGGCCCTACCAGATCAAGCACGTCGACGAGCAGCAGTGGGGCAAGGGCACCGTCACCGACCAGAACCCCAAGTACCTCGACGACTACGACCCGAAGAAGGACGGCAAGATCACCATCTGGGTGTCGACGGGCAAGGGAGCGAACTGA
- a CDS encoding protein kinase domain-containing protein codes for MVDPNETAAGAGASEPSGQWGVGALVGDGRYRLTGRLGRGGMAEVFAAEDVRLGRIVAVKLLRSDLAEDPTSKARFTREAQSVAGLNHHAVVAVYDSGEDRTPTGTVPYIVMELVEGHTIKELLSGPTPPPVDQALLIVSGVLDALAYSHQHGIVHRDIKPANVIITTTGAVKVMDFGIARALHGAASTMTQTGMVMGTPQYLSPEQALGKTVDHRSDLYATGCLLYELLALRPPFVGETPLSVVYQHVQDEARPPSQVSERVPPELDGLVLRALAKHPDDRFQSAEEMRGVVAYAHQALTQRGGWTDGEWNTGAVAAVAPGPTGTAPTMVQPGGPAGAGQTAPLGPPLLAGIGGTGGDDVHGYGERPPGGGGNRWLKPVLFVVAAVMAIALGVFLATRDSGHGDTPAETNPPTATQHTGQPTGRPTDDQPTDSGEVSSEPTGGDSGSDETSTDTPTDTPTTSAPTTTATPTKPTTTKPTPTETTPTTAPTTKTPPPPTTTPPTTPPTTAPGDGTDG; via the coding sequence ATGGTCGACCCCAATGAGACGGCCGCGGGCGCCGGGGCGTCGGAGCCCTCCGGCCAGTGGGGCGTGGGGGCCCTGGTCGGCGACGGCCGCTACCGGCTGACCGGGCGGCTGGGCCGCGGCGGCATGGCCGAGGTCTTCGCGGCGGAGGACGTGCGCCTTGGCCGGATCGTTGCGGTCAAGCTGCTGCGCAGCGACCTGGCGGAGGACCCGACGTCCAAGGCCCGGTTCACCCGCGAGGCGCAGTCGGTGGCCGGCCTGAACCACCACGCGGTCGTCGCGGTCTACGACTCCGGCGAGGACCGCACGCCGACCGGCACGGTGCCGTACATCGTGATGGAGCTGGTCGAGGGCCACACCATCAAGGAGCTGCTGTCCGGGCCGACGCCGCCGCCGGTCGACCAGGCGCTGCTGATCGTCTCCGGGGTGCTGGACGCGCTCGCGTACAGCCACCAGCACGGCATCGTGCACCGGGACATCAAGCCGGCCAATGTGATCATCACCACGACCGGCGCGGTCAAGGTGATGGACTTCGGCATCGCCCGCGCGCTGCACGGCGCGGCCAGCACCATGACGCAGACCGGCATGGTCATGGGCACCCCGCAGTACCTCTCCCCCGAGCAGGCGCTCGGCAAGACCGTCGACCACCGCAGCGACCTGTACGCGACCGGCTGCCTGCTGTACGAGCTGCTGGCGCTGCGGCCGCCGTTCGTCGGCGAGACGCCGCTGTCGGTGGTGTACCAGCACGTGCAGGACGAGGCGCGGCCGCCGTCGCAGGTCAGCGAGCGGGTGCCGCCGGAGCTCGACGGGCTGGTGCTGCGCGCGCTGGCCAAGCACCCCGACGACCGCTTCCAGAGCGCGGAGGAGATGCGCGGCGTCGTCGCGTACGCGCACCAGGCGCTGACCCAGCGCGGCGGCTGGACGGACGGCGAGTGGAACACCGGGGCGGTGGCCGCGGTCGCGCCGGGCCCGACCGGCACCGCGCCCACGATGGTGCAGCCGGGCGGACCGGCCGGCGCCGGGCAGACCGCGCCGCTCGGCCCGCCGCTGCTGGCCGGCATCGGCGGCACCGGCGGCGACGACGTGCACGGTTACGGCGAGCGTCCGCCGGGCGGCGGCGGCAACCGGTGGCTCAAGCCGGTGCTGTTCGTCGTCGCCGCGGTCATGGCCATCGCGCTGGGCGTCTTCCTGGCCACCCGCGACTCCGGCCACGGCGACACCCCGGCCGAGACGAACCCGCCGACGGCCACGCAGCACACCGGCCAGCCCACCGGCCGGCCCACCGACGACCAGCCGACCGACAGCGGAGAGGTCAGCTCCGAGCCGACCGGCGGGGACAGCGGCTCGGACGAGACGTCCACCGACACCCCCACCGACACCCCGACGACCTCGGCGCCCACCACCACCGCGACGCCGACCAAGCCGACGACCACGAAGCCGACGCCGACCGAGACGACGCCCACGACCGCGCCGACCACCAAGACGCCGCCACCGCCGACGACGACGCCTCCCACCACCCCGCCGACCACCGCCCCCGGCGACGGCACGGACGGCTGA